The following are encoded in a window of Rubellicoccus peritrichatus genomic DNA:
- a CDS encoding DUF58 domain-containing protein yields the protein MSATAINPKPPQVAGDWADPGFFSKRLGKGGQFWRLLWLMLVPPEGHRIVPTPAGYVLILVALGLGSAAYNTSSNILFMALSLLLSSLILSGFLSWLNFKGTRWRLRQPPHFRANDPALLQIELSNSKKILPTYSLWFNVTTKETKGVDRVHLEDRLNPGKNIVLDWMFHPLKRGHETIKISGLESQFPFGFLRKTVGGGIKRDVVVLPSRVEYDFEPPGGHHSHIPGETNRRPGAGNELINIRRYHRGDPQRLVHWKASARQKQLVVRQMAEENRDGFVLFMETSKSLWTTEPQFELLCSFVASLAEDLFRDGRLLAVAVNDEPLQPLKRLHDLQNFLEHLAIIETADHYSPSPDTGGRNLITFRPGVGGEVNAIISSTIAGTAQH from the coding sequence ATGTCCGCGACTGCAATAAATCCGAAGCCACCACAAGTCGCCGGAGATTGGGCGGACCCGGGGTTTTTCTCTAAGCGACTAGGTAAGGGTGGACAGTTTTGGCGGCTCCTCTGGTTGATGCTGGTTCCCCCTGAGGGGCACCGGATTGTGCCAACACCTGCAGGTTATGTGTTGATTCTGGTTGCGCTTGGACTCGGCTCTGCGGCTTACAATACATCGAGCAATATTCTTTTCATGGCCTTGTCGCTCCTGCTTTCCAGCCTGATTCTGAGTGGCTTTCTTTCCTGGCTGAATTTCAAGGGAACGCGATGGAGGCTGCGCCAGCCTCCGCACTTTCGGGCGAATGATCCTGCTCTCCTTCAAATCGAGCTGAGTAATTCAAAGAAAATTCTGCCGACTTACAGCTTGTGGTTCAATGTCACGACAAAAGAAACCAAGGGTGTCGATCGCGTTCATTTGGAAGACCGTTTGAATCCGGGCAAAAACATTGTTCTGGACTGGATGTTTCATCCTTTGAAACGTGGTCATGAAACGATTAAGATATCCGGTTTGGAATCCCAATTTCCCTTTGGTTTTTTGCGTAAGACAGTCGGGGGTGGGATCAAACGCGATGTCGTAGTTTTGCCCAGTCGGGTTGAGTATGACTTTGAGCCTCCCGGCGGTCACCATTCTCATATCCCGGGCGAGACAAATCGCCGTCCTGGCGCCGGGAATGAATTGATCAATATTCGGCGTTACCACCGTGGTGATCCCCAGCGTCTGGTTCACTGGAAAGCCAGTGCCCGGCAAAAGCAGCTCGTTGTCAGGCAGATGGCGGAAGAGAATCGTGACGGTTTTGTTCTTTTCATGGAAACATCAAAGTCGCTTTGGACAACTGAGCCGCAGTTCGAATTGCTCTGCTCGTTTGTTGCGAGTTTAGCTGAAGATTTATTCCGTGACGGTCGTTTGCTCGCAGTCGCGGTCAATGATGAACCTCTACAGCCACTCAAGCGGTTACACGATTTGCAGAATTTTTTGGAGCATCTTGCCATTATCGAGACAGCAGATCATTATTCTCCCTCTCCTGACACAGGAGGGCGTAATCTCATAACCTTCCGTCCGGGAGTGGGCGGCGAAGTCAATGCTATCATCAGCAGTACAATCGCGGGTACGGCTCAACACTGA
- a CDS encoding MoxR family ATPase: protein MSQTTRPIPAPRIKESMQKLKSNIAKVIRGKDEVIDQVLVSLVAGGHVLIEDLPGLGKTTLAYCLARSLDCSFSRIQFTSDLLPSDVIGVSIYDEQMKEFVFKKGPIFGNVVLADEINRTTPKTQSALLEVMDRGKVSVDGQTYNVGQPFTVFATQNPVDYEGTFPLPESQMDRFLMRLQMGYPDYQFEMEILANRVSRQSYDTIDIEPVLTRQEVAEIQHFSPQVFVEESILHYMLRFATATRTESEFLNGVSTRGTIALKAASQAYALYQGRGFVVPEDVSFVLKPVFTHRLSLRRQSSDPLEERRAVEGILNKLLDTVKLPD, encoded by the coding sequence ATGAGTCAGACGACACGCCCAATCCCTGCTCCGCGCATTAAGGAGTCGATGCAGAAACTCAAATCGAACATCGCCAAGGTGATTCGGGGCAAGGATGAGGTAATCGACCAGGTTCTGGTCAGTCTGGTTGCAGGAGGGCATGTTCTGATTGAAGACCTTCCCGGCCTTGGGAAGACCACTCTGGCCTACTGTCTGGCTCGTTCGCTTGATTGCTCATTTTCCAGAATCCAGTTTACCAGTGACTTGCTTCCTAGTGACGTGATTGGCGTCTCGATTTACGATGAGCAGATGAAGGAGTTTGTTTTCAAGAAAGGGCCAATTTTCGGAAATGTGGTTCTAGCTGACGAAATCAATCGAACCACCCCCAAGACGCAAAGTGCATTGCTAGAAGTCATGGACCGTGGCAAGGTCTCGGTCGATGGCCAGACTTACAACGTTGGGCAGCCGTTTACTGTATTTGCTACACAAAATCCGGTTGATTATGAGGGCACTTTTCCGTTGCCGGAGAGCCAGATGGACCGCTTTCTGATGCGCCTGCAAATGGGGTATCCAGATTATCAATTTGAAATGGAAATTCTGGCCAACCGCGTCAGTCGCCAAAGCTATGACACCATCGATATTGAGCCCGTTCTGACACGCCAGGAAGTCGCTGAGATTCAGCATTTTTCTCCGCAGGTTTTCGTCGAAGAAAGCATCCTTCACTACATGCTTCGATTTGCCACCGCAACAAGGACTGAAAGTGAATTTCTGAACGGGGTTAGTACCCGTGGGACCATTGCGCTGAAAGCAGCATCGCAAGCTTATGCACTTTATCAGGGAAGGGGTTTTGTTGTGCCGGAAGATGTTTCATTCGTCCTCAAACCCGTATTTACCCACCGCCTGAGTTTACGGCGTCAGAGTTCCGATCCACTGGAGGAGCGCCGCGCTGTGGAAGGCATTTTAAACAAGCTGTTGGATACGGTTAAGCTTCCGGATTGA
- a CDS encoding outer membrane lipoprotein-sorting protein produces the protein MAKIATFFISMKNSQSHRFITASTIILMLVLFSGFRPFPQSAESVVRGVESAFQVNSHAELYVMVRVEKNGEIHTDQWLLMYEYDDQDTRGVWRILPRYGHESTTLLSIQQPGKATKLFLKSGEDGALEEVDGMARRRAFGPSDWNMEDIYDDDKHDWSHRKIGSAMVRGVGTIVIESRYDDPTLRDQSIYSKRRVYLAKDNQRFLRSDYYDRTGTMVKTVNAAHHENVGSDDGVPRIRPRRLEIVDLQDGSMTVMVRVYSVFDEELPRELFSEEGVASWDASTDKKLIELLEKDS, from the coding sequence ATGGCGAAAATAGCCACATTTTTCATTAGCATGAAAAACAGCCAGTCTCATCGTTTCATTACTGCTTCCACCATCATACTTATGCTGGTGTTGTTCAGCGGATTTCGTCCGTTTCCACAAAGCGCGGAGAGTGTCGTGCGCGGTGTCGAGAGCGCTTTTCAGGTCAACAGCCATGCTGAGCTCTATGTCATGGTCCGTGTGGAGAAAAATGGCGAAATCCATACTGACCAATGGCTGTTGATGTATGAATACGATGATCAGGACACTCGGGGTGTTTGGCGAATACTTCCTCGTTATGGCCATGAGTCGACGACTTTGCTGAGCATCCAGCAACCTGGCAAAGCGACTAAGCTCTTTTTGAAATCGGGTGAAGATGGCGCCTTGGAGGAAGTTGATGGAATGGCCCGGCGCCGGGCTTTTGGGCCAAGTGACTGGAATATGGAGGATATTTACGACGATGATAAGCACGATTGGAGTCATCGTAAGATCGGGAGTGCAATGGTGCGGGGTGTCGGAACAATCGTGATTGAAAGCCGCTACGATGACCCGACGCTTCGAGACCAGAGCATTTACTCAAAGCGCCGCGTTTACCTGGCCAAAGATAATCAACGTTTCCTTCGTTCCGATTATTACGACCGCACTGGAACGATGGTGAAAACAGTCAATGCCGCTCACCATGAGAATGTGGGCAGCGATGATGGCGTTCCCAGAATTCGCCCGCGTCGCCTGGAGATTGTCGATTTACAGGATGGTTCCATGACCGTTATGGTTCGGGTTTATTCAGTTTTCGATGAGGAGCTGCCGCGTGAGCTGTTTTCAGAAGAGGGAGTTGCTTCATGGGACGCTTCAACTGACAAAAAATTGATCGAATTGCTCGAAAAGGACTCTTGA
- a CDS encoding TetR/AcrR family transcriptional regulator, with protein MPTSTANTNKRNEIIEVASKLFYEQGYHRTGVQQIIEGAGAAKGTFYAHFKSKEELGVIWLRTRHTKWNTSLVEFLKDKDVASEKILAVFDFLGKWMKDCDFRGCAFLNTLAETPDPNNPLRNEIAGHKQKLLELFQRLIAEHQTKLPKDKCQNLAASVFLLFEGTLVEMQNFRDTWPLEAAKSQLARML; from the coding sequence ATGCCCACAAGCACCGCCAACACAAACAAGCGCAATGAGATCATTGAAGTAGCATCCAAGCTCTTCTATGAGCAGGGTTACCATCGGACAGGCGTACAACAGATAATCGAAGGAGCCGGAGCTGCCAAGGGCACTTTCTACGCGCACTTTAAGTCCAAAGAAGAACTTGGAGTAATTTGGCTGAGAACCCGTCACACAAAGTGGAATACGTCGCTGGTTGAATTCTTGAAGGACAAGGATGTTGCTAGCGAAAAAATTCTCGCCGTATTCGATTTTCTTGGCAAATGGATGAAAGATTGCGACTTCCGTGGCTGCGCTTTTCTTAATACACTTGCTGAAACTCCCGATCCGAATAATCCACTTCGCAATGAGATTGCTGGGCATAAACAAAAATTACTTGAGCTTTTTCAAAGGCTAATCGCGGAGCATCAAACCAAGCTCCCCAAGGACAAATGTCAGAATCTGGCAGCCAGTGTTTTCCTTCTTTTCGAAGGCACGCTGGTTGAGATGCAAAACTTTCGCGATACGTGGCCACTTGAAGCTGCCAAATCCCAGCTTGCGCGGATGCTTTGA
- a CDS encoding alpha/beta hydrolase, which translates to MTTKTKITKVAVSSLALASTALAETNLSQVRYGTEKVEDLDIFYREAGDPSKQAVVLLHGFPTSSHMYREVLAELGDEFYLIAPDYPGFGNSSFPSGDDYTYSFDNIAESIDQFLVQRKVTDYVLMIQDYGAPVGYRIALKHPEKVKGFVVMNGNAYEEGLSQEGWGVIFDYWKNKTPELEAQIASHVFTLEGLKWQYTHGTRNPDDILPDNWNLDFMKFERPGQHRVQLDLFYDYQNNLTHYPAWQKFLRDTQPPMLIVWGKNDAFFPASGAEAYKLDVKDIDFNLLDTGHFALEEEAPFITSKMRTFLREKIK; encoded by the coding sequence ATGACCACTAAAACCAAAATCACAAAAGTCGCAGTCTCGAGCCTCGCCCTCGCAAGTACGGCATTGGCCGAAACTAATTTAAGCCAAGTCCGTTACGGCACGGAAAAAGTCGAGGATCTCGACATTTTCTATCGCGAAGCCGGAGACCCTTCCAAACAAGCAGTTGTGCTGCTACATGGCTTCCCCACTTCATCCCATATGTATCGCGAAGTGCTCGCAGAACTCGGTGACGAGTTTTATCTGATCGCACCAGATTACCCAGGCTTTGGTAACAGTAGCTTCCCGAGTGGCGATGATTATACCTACAGCTTCGACAATATAGCAGAATCAATCGACCAGTTCCTCGTCCAACGCAAAGTCACAGATTATGTCCTGATGATACAGGATTACGGCGCACCAGTCGGCTACCGCATAGCCCTCAAGCATCCAGAAAAGGTCAAGGGATTCGTTGTAATGAATGGCAATGCCTACGAAGAAGGACTTTCACAAGAAGGCTGGGGTGTGATCTTTGATTATTGGAAAAACAAAACACCTGAACTCGAAGCACAAATTGCCAGTCATGTTTTCACGCTTGAAGGACTCAAGTGGCAATACACACACGGCACTCGCAACCCCGACGATATACTTCCTGATAACTGGAATCTGGACTTCATGAAATTCGAGCGGCCCGGTCAACATCGCGTCCAACTTGACCTCTTTTACGACTACCAAAACAACCTGACGCACTACCCTGCCTGGCAGAAGTTCCTTCGCGACACCCAACCGCCAATGCTGATCGTCTGGGGTAAGAACGACGCCTTTTTTCCAGCGAGTGGAGCCGAGGCCTACAAACTCGATGTAAAGGACATCGATTTCAACCTTCTCGATACCGGTCACTTCGCCCTTGAAGAGGAAGCACCATTTATCACCTCGAAGATGCGGACCTTCTTAAGGGAGAAAATCAAATAA
- a CDS encoding nuclear transport factor 2 family protein: MSQKVITPEITRPPVPPFTEETARAKVQAAEDSWNSRDPKKVALAYTVDTIWRNRNQFINGRVEVEAFLTAKWRKELDYKLKKELWSYTKNRIAVKFFYEWHDTQGQWYRSYGNELWQFALNGQMQRREASINDLLIEAADRQLV, encoded by the coding sequence ATGTCACAAAAAGTTATAACTCCTGAAATCACCCGCCCACCCGTTCCTCCATTTACAGAGGAAACAGCTCGTGCCAAAGTTCAGGCCGCCGAAGACAGTTGGAATAGTCGCGATCCGAAGAAAGTCGCACTTGCCTACACCGTCGATACCATCTGGCGCAACCGCAACCAGTTCATCAATGGACGTGTAGAAGTAGAGGCTTTCCTCACCGCAAAATGGCGTAAGGAACTCGATTACAAACTAAAGAAAGAGCTCTGGAGCTACACCAAAAACCGAATTGCTGTGAAGTTTTTCTATGAATGGCATGATACTCAAGGCCAATGGTACCGCTCCTACGGCAATGAACTCTGGCAGTTCGCACTCAACGGCCAGATGCAAAGACGCGAGGCGAGTATCAATGATCTATTGATCGAAGCTGCTGATCGCCAGCTTGTCTAA
- a CDS encoding pyridoxamine 5'-phosphate oxidase family protein produces the protein MNKNFTRFAFTDSVRAVQEEYGSRKAYAKAETNGDRYRLTSREIQFIENSDGFYLSTVGENGWPYIQFRGGPKGFLKVLDNETLAMADFSGNRQYISTGNIKSMGKAMLFFMDYAKQSRLKVWTEAEVIDVDANPELLETVSLFGYKARIERIIRYRIQAYDWNCQQHITPRYTIPEIKQMITNESNSQFIN, from the coding sequence ATGAACAAAAACTTCACACGATTTGCCTTCACTGATTCCGTTCGAGCTGTGCAAGAGGAATATGGCTCTCGCAAAGCCTATGCCAAAGCCGAAACAAACGGCGATCGTTACCGGCTAACCTCTCGGGAAATCCAATTCATAGAAAACTCTGACGGCTTCTATCTGAGTACTGTTGGCGAAAACGGCTGGCCATACATTCAGTTCCGCGGCGGCCCAAAAGGTTTCCTAAAAGTACTGGACAATGAAACGCTCGCCATGGCTGACTTCAGCGGTAACCGGCAATACATTAGCACCGGCAACATCAAATCCATGGGTAAAGCCATGCTTTTCTTCATGGACTACGCCAAGCAGAGTCGCCTGAAAGTCTGGACAGAGGCCGAAGTAATCGACGTGGATGCAAACCCTGAACTCCTCGAAACTGTTAGTCTCTTTGGTTACAAGGCCCGCATCGAACGCATCATCCGCTACCGTATCCAAGCTTATGACTGGAACTGCCAGCAGCACATCACACCTCGCTATACTATTCCAGAGATCAAGCAAATGATCACCAACGAATCCAATTCACAATTCATCAATTAA
- a CDS encoding helix-hairpin-helix domain-containing protein: MAVQKKKKVDRAALSSSFMRIPRMKVEVARSLIDAGVSEIFQLEGRSPETLFAELKKKRDDVPDEHLAYFRMAVYFAENQPPDRKMMHPSCWMD; this comes from the coding sequence ATGGCAGTTCAGAAAAAGAAAAAGGTCGATCGTGCGGCTCTGAGTTCATCTTTCATGCGAATTCCTCGTATGAAGGTCGAAGTTGCGCGTAGCCTGATCGACGCGGGGGTCAGTGAGATTTTTCAGCTCGAAGGCCGCTCCCCGGAAACACTCTTTGCGGAACTGAAAAAGAAGCGGGATGATGTTCCTGATGAGCATTTGGCCTACTTTCGCATGGCCGTCTACTTTGCTGAAAACCAGCCACCCGACCGGAAAATGATGCATCCGAGTTGCTGGATGGACTGA